One part of the Glycine soja cultivar W05 chromosome 11, ASM419377v2, whole genome shotgun sequence genome encodes these proteins:
- the LOC114375654 gene encoding aspartyl protease family protein 2-like: MVMKVSLILVLLSIFCVTFKPYTEDDDQNYHNNDPTLTNKEFYKGAKSSESTRLNKEEDGDDATSAKPDKRSAKLQLRRRPINHGNEPKTHALDSAIRDLVRIQTLHRKIIEKKDTKSMSRKQEVKESITIQQQNNLANAFVASLESSKGEFSGNIMATLESGASLGTGEYFLDMFVGTPPKHVWLILDTGSDLSWIQCDPCYDCFEQNGSHYYPKDSSTYRNISCYDPRCQLVSSSDPLQHCKAENQTCPYFYDYADGSNTTGDFASETFTVNLTWPNGKEKFKQVVDVMFGCGHWNKGFFYGASGLLGLGRGPISFPSQIQSIYGHSFSYCLTDLFSNTSVSSKLIFGEDKELLNNHNLNFTTLLAGEETPDETFYYLQIKSIMVGGEVLDISEQTWHWSSEGAAADAGGGTIIDSGSTLTFFPDSAYDIIKEAFEKKIKLQQIAADDFVMSPCYNVSGAMMQVELPDFGIHFADGGVWNFPAENYFYQYEPDEVICLAIMKTPNHSHLTIIGNLLQQNFHILYDVKRSRLGYSPRRCAEV; encoded by the coding sequence ATGGTCATGAAAGTTTCCCTTATTTTGGTCCTCCTTTCAATTTTCTGTGTCACTTTCAAACCATACACTGAAGATGATGATCAAAATTATCACAACAATGATCCAACTCTCACCAACAAAGAATTTTACAAAGGAGCCAAAAGTTCAGAATCAACAAGATTGAATAAGGAAGAAGATGGAGATGATGCTACATCAGCAAAGCCTGACAAAAGGTCAGCAAAGTTACAACTAAGGCGCAGGCCAATCAATCATGGGAATGAGCCTAAAACACATGCACTGGACTCAGCAATCAGGGATTTGGTCAGAATTCAGACTCTTCACAGAAAAATCATAGAGAAAAAGGACACAAAAAGCATGTCAAGGAAGCAAGAAGTCAAAGAGAGTATCACCATCCAGCAACAGAACAACCTAGCTAATGCTTTTGTAGCATCATTGGAATCTTCCAAAGGTGAGTTTTCAGGTAACATCATGGCAACCTTGGAATCTGGGGCCTCTCTTGGCACAGGAGAGTATTTCTTAGACATGTTTGTAGGTACCCCTCCTAAACATGTTTGGTTGATACTTGACACTGGCAGTGACCTTAGTTGGATTCAATGTGATCCTTGTTATGATTGTTTTGAACAAAATGGATCTCACTATTATCCCAAGGACTCTAGCACTTATAGAAACATAAGCTGCTACGATCCCCGGTGTCAATTGGTTTCTTCGTCGGACCCTCTTCAGCATTGCAAGGCTGAAAACCAAACATGTCCTTACTTCTATGACTATGCAGATGGATCAAACACAACAGGAGATTTTGCATCAGAAACATTTACTGTGAACCTAACCTGGCCTAATGGAAAGGAAAAGTTCAAACAGGTGGTAGATGTGATGTTTGGTTGTGGTCATTGGAATAAAGGCTTTTTTTATGGGGCTTCTGGGTTGCTAGGACTTGGGAGAGGACCTATCTCCTTTCCCTCACAGATTCAATCTATTTATGGTCACTCATTTTCTTATTGTCTCACTGACCTATTCAGCAACACAAGTGTTAGCAGCAAATTGATCTTTGGTGAGGACAAGGAGCTATTGAACAACCACAACTTGAACTTCACTACATTGCTTGCAGGAGAAGAAACCCCAGATGAAACATTTTACTATCTTCAGATAAAGTCCATTATGGTTGGTGGGGAAGTGCTTGATATTTCTGAACAAACTTGGCATTGGTCATCAGAAGGTGCTGCTGCTGATGCTGGTGGTGGCACAATTATTGATTCTGGCTCTACTTTGACTTTTTTTCCTGATTCAGCTTATGATATTATCAAAGAAGCCTTTGAGAAGAAAATTAAACTGCAACAAATTGCTGCAGATGATTTTGTTATGTCTCCATGTTACAATGTGTCAGGGGCAATGATGCAAGTGGAGCTTCCTGACTTTGGGATTCATTTTGCAGATGGGGGTGTGTGGAATTTCCCAGCAGAGAACTATTTCTACCAATATGAACCTGATGAAGTTATTTGTTTGGCAATTATGAAGACTCCTAATCATTCTCATCTCACAATTATTGGAAACTTACTACAGCAGAATTTTCACATTCTGTATGATGTAAAAAGGTCTAGGCTGGGATATTCTCCCAGGAGGTGTGCTGAGGTTTAA